The uncultured Ilyobacter sp. genome has a segment encoding these proteins:
- a CDS encoding protein phosphatase 2C domain-containing protein → MKINVAYYTAIGNTRENNEDSILVYDKVYSESDFEDFKMREIDMEEGFFSVADGLGGHAGGEIASGTVLNFLKNSRVAGNAELKKLFGLASDTLNDIATKKRELYGMGTVLTGIYLKKNKAIIFNIGDSRTYLMREKLIRMTDDHSLVWDLMKKEKFENEEEMHDWIRKHPRKNIITSALIAGADEFESSLEEIEVKKRDKFLITSDGVWEELSFSEIESSLSKELNTAAELVLKKCIIRGKDNISFVIVEIIDV, encoded by the coding sequence ATGAAAATAAACGTTGCTTATTATACAGCCATAGGAAATACAAGAGAAAATAACGAAGATTCAATATTGGTTTATGATAAGGTGTATTCAGAATCAGATTTTGAAGATTTCAAAATGAGAGAGATAGATATGGAAGAGGGCTTCTTTTCTGTTGCAGATGGTCTCGGAGGGCATGCAGGGGGAGAGATAGCAAGCGGTACTGTGCTAAATTTTTTAAAAAACAGTAGAGTTGCAGGAAATGCGGAACTTAAAAAATTGTTTGGGCTGGCCAGTGACACACTAAATGATATAGCGACTAAAAAAAGAGAACTTTACGGGATGGGAACTGTCCTAACAGGGATTTACTTAAAAAAAAATAAAGCTATTATCTTTAATATAGGGGATAGCAGGACTTATCTTATGAGGGAGAAATTGATAAGGATGACAGATGACCATTCTCTCGTATGGGATCTCATGAAAAAAGAGAAGTTTGAAAATGAGGAGGAGATGCATGACTGGATAAGAAAACATCCTAGAAAAAATATTATCACTTCCGCCTTGATTGCCGGTGCAGATGAATTTGAATCTTCCCTTGAAGAGATTGAGGTTAAGAAAAGAGATAAGTTTCTTATAACAAGCGATGGTGTATGGGAAGAGCTATCATTTAGTGAAATTGAAAGTTCTCTTTCTAAAGAGTTGAACACAGCCGCAGAACTTGTCCTGAAAAAATGCATAATAAGAGGAAAAGACAACATCTCCTTTGTAATAGTTGAAATTATCGATGTTTAG
- the map gene encoding type I methionyl aminopeptidase, translating to MIILKSPKEIEIMREAGRIVAECHGLIKKMIKPGVTTLEIDEMVEKYIREKGAIPSFKGYHGFPFSTCAALNDVICHGMPNNVPLKEGDVITIDIGALYNGFHGDSAWSYAVGEVSQEIKDLMDTTLAALHKGIGQAVEGNYIGDIGYAIEKYVRAKGYGIVVEFAGHGVGSTLWEEPEILHVGEPKTGPKLKNGMTIAIEPMITLGHWKAKIDSDGWTARTIDGSICVQYEHSIAITPEGPKILTTL from the coding sequence TTGATTATATTAAAGAGTCCAAAAGAGATAGAAATCATGAGAGAGGCAGGGAGAATAGTAGCAGAATGCCACGGATTAATCAAAAAGATGATAAAACCCGGGGTCACCACCCTAGAAATAGACGAAATGGTTGAAAAGTATATAAGGGAAAAGGGAGCTATACCAAGTTTTAAAGGCTATCATGGATTCCCTTTTTCCACTTGTGCAGCTCTTAACGATGTCATATGTCACGGAATGCCAAATAATGTGCCGCTAAAAGAAGGAGACGTCATAACCATAGATATAGGAGCTCTGTATAATGGATTTCACGGAGATTCTGCATGGTCTTACGCCGTTGGAGAAGTCAGCCAAGAGATAAAGGATCTTATGGATACGACTTTAGCGGCGCTTCATAAGGGGATTGGGCAGGCTGTAGAGGGTAATTATATAGGGGACATAGGATATGCAATAGAAAAATACGTGAGAGCTAAAGGTTACGGTATAGTGGTTGAATTCGCTGGGCATGGAGTTGGAAGCACTCTCTGGGAAGAGCCGGAAATACTGCATGTAGGAGAACCCAAAACCGGACCGAAATTAAAAAACGGTATGACTATAGCAATAGAGCCTATGATTACTCTAGGACACTGGAAGGCTAAGATTGATTCTGACGGATGGACGGCTAGAACAATAGATGGGAGTATATGTGTGCAGTATGAACATTCTATAGCAATTACTCCTGAGGGACCAAAGATACTTACAACTTTATAA
- a CDS encoding LPP20 family lipoprotein — translation MKKLIFSLVILFLAAACSSVDYSENKKYPDWVLRPSYKNGIAGVGSSKITNLGFDFARKEAMANARGDLAKQIGLKVNSTLKSYTAKAGVGDSVVVDKMVEEVYEDIVSQDLFNSRIIEAWENPQGELYVLMVIDNEDIIRSAEKAVKNIDTSTNPELIKLKADEANNRLHQELENFFN, via the coding sequence ATGAAAAAACTTATTTTTTCGCTGGTCATACTTTTTCTTGCTGCCGCATGTTCTAGTGTGGATTATTCTGAAAACAAAAAATATCCTGATTGGGTGCTTAGGCCAAGCTATAAAAATGGAATTGCCGGGGTGGGTTCATCTAAGATCACAAATTTAGGATTTGATTTTGCCAGAAAAGAAGCCATGGCAAATGCAAGGGGTGATCTTGCCAAGCAGATAGGTCTCAAAGTTAATTCTACGTTAAAATCTTATACTGCTAAGGCAGGTGTTGGTGACAGTGTCGTAGTGGATAAGATGGTGGAGGAAGTTTATGAGGATATTGTTAGTCAGGATCTTTTCAATTCCAGGATTATAGAGGCTTGGGAAAATCCACAGGGGGAACTCTATGTTTTGATGGTAATTGACAATGAAGATATAATACGATCAGCTGAAAAAGCTGTAAAAAATATCGATACATCTACAAATCCAGAATTGATAAAATTAAAGGCCGATGAGGCAAATAACAGGCTGCATCAGGAGCTAGAAAACTTTTTCAATTAG
- a CDS encoding 5'-methylthioadenosine/adenosylhomocysteine nucleosidase, translating into MLIGIIGAMKEEIIELKEVMENIQEEKKVNLTFYRGKLKDKDVVLVECGIGKVNAAICTTLLIDHYKVDKIIFTGVAGGVNPAIEVGDIVVSTELIQHDFDTTAFGSDHGVIPRMENSVFKADETLTNIAEEVAVQKFGKEKVWTGRILSGDQFVASIDKIKWLRDTFNGECTEMEGAAVAHVCYLFNTPFLILRSISDKANHDADVDFAEFIHLAAKNSKEILEGILDRI; encoded by the coding sequence ATGTTGATCGGAATAATAGGAGCAATGAAAGAAGAGATTATAGAATTAAAGGAAGTTATGGAAAATATTCAGGAGGAAAAAAAAGTAAACCTGACTTTTTATAGAGGTAAATTAAAAGATAAAGATGTCGTACTTGTAGAGTGCGGAATAGGAAAGGTAAATGCGGCAATCTGCACCACTCTTCTTATAGACCACTACAAGGTTGATAAGATCATATTTACAGGAGTGGCAGGGGGAGTTAATCCGGCTATAGAGGTAGGAGATATAGTGGTTTCCACAGAACTTATTCAGCATGATTTTGACACCACAGCCTTTGGAAGTGACCACGGAGTCATACCTAGAATGGAAAACTCTGTATTTAAGGCAGATGAGACACTTACAAACATTGCCGAAGAGGTAGCAGTTCAAAAGTTCGGAAAAGAAAAAGTGTGGACAGGAAGAATACTGAGCGGAGATCAGTTTGTAGCTTCTATAGACAAGATCAAGTGGCTTAGGGATACTTTTAATGGAGAGTGTACCGAGATGGAGGGAGCAGCAGTGGCACATGTGTGCTATCTATTTAATACTCCTTTTTTGATTCTGAGATCCATTTCAGATAAGGCAAATCACGATGCAGATGTTGACTTTGCCGAATTTATACACCTAGCTGCAAAGAATTCAAAGGAGATTCTAGAGGGGATACTTGACAGGATCTAG